The Alkalinema sp. FACHB-956 genome has a window encoding:
- a CDS encoding glutathione S-transferase family protein, with protein MTIPRTIAPLSWSELEALTDFQLDYVNGPTNAQSRLRLFGQPESAVRVTLYRDHHAWCPYCQKVWLWLEEKQIPYRIEKVTMFCYGEKERWYKQKVPSGMLPAIELDGRVITESDDILWALERVYGPLGLGMEDPQVVPLRRLERLLFRAWCGWLCYPARSRQEDDRSRSQFVAVVQEVEAALARTPGPYFLAEFGTADVIFTPYVERMNASLYYYKGYSLREENPRLSAWFDAMETRSTYRGTQSDFHTHAHDLPPQMGGCYGNGSAEMQAAQQRVNGGPWLGLPDVAYPEPESSRSEALFRVLKHRSKIIRVNPAEDGAFEVALRCALTYLMTGERCVPPEGMDSALRYLRDRICVPRDMSIYAAKRLREALETTAALVGDRPGVPIPVKHRRDQDPINFVNAGG; from the coding sequence ATGACGATTCCCAGGACGATCGCGCCTCTTTCTTGGTCTGAATTGGAAGCATTGACGGATTTTCAACTGGATTATGTCAATGGCCCGACGAATGCGCAGTCGCGGTTGCGGTTGTTTGGGCAGCCGGAGTCGGCGGTGCGGGTGACGTTGTACCGCGATCACCATGCTTGGTGTCCCTATTGCCAAAAGGTGTGGCTGTGGTTGGAGGAAAAGCAAATTCCCTACCGCATTGAAAAGGTGACGATGTTTTGTTACGGGGAGAAGGAGCGCTGGTATAAGCAGAAGGTGCCTTCGGGAATGCTACCGGCGATCGAATTGGATGGACGGGTGATCACGGAAAGTGATGATATTTTGTGGGCGTTGGAACGGGTGTATGGACCGCTGGGTCTGGGGATGGAAGATCCACAGGTGGTGCCGTTGCGGCGGTTGGAGCGCTTGTTGTTTCGGGCGTGGTGTGGTTGGTTATGCTATCCGGCTCGATCTCGCCAGGAGGACGATCGCAGTCGATCGCAGTTTGTGGCGGTGGTGCAGGAGGTAGAGGCGGCATTGGCGAGGACACCGGGGCCGTATTTTCTGGCGGAGTTTGGCACGGCGGATGTGATTTTTACGCCCTATGTGGAGCGGATGAATGCCAGTTTGTACTACTACAAGGGGTATTCGTTGCGGGAGGAGAATCCTCGGTTGTCGGCTTGGTTTGATGCTATGGAGACGAGATCGACCTATCGGGGGACGCAGAGTGATTTCCATACCCATGCCCATGATTTGCCGCCGCAGATGGGGGGCTGTTATGGCAATGGTTCGGCGGAGATGCAGGCGGCGCAGCAGCGGGTGAATGGTGGGCCGTGGTTGGGGCTGCCGGATGTAGCTTATCCAGAGCCAGAAAGTTCACGATCGGAGGCGTTGTTTCGGGTGTTGAAGCATCGATCGAAGATTATTCGGGTGAATCCGGCGGAGGATGGCGCGTTTGAGGTGGCGTTGCGCTGTGCGTTGACGTATTTGATGACGGGGGAGCGTTGTGTGCCGCCGGAGGGGATGGATTCGGCGTTGCGGTATTTGCGCGATCGCATTTGTGTACCGAGGGATATGTCGATCTATGCGGCGAAGCGGTTACGGGAAGCGCTGGAGACAACTGCAGCGCTAGTGGGCGATCGACCGGGGGTGCCGATTCCGGTGAAACATCGTCGCGATCAGGATCCGATTAATTTTGTCAATGCTGGGGGTTAG
- a CDS encoding toll/interleukin-1 receptor domain-containing protein: MGQPSPSTPDPIPPTQWVSKNDVFISYSRRDKAFVEQLVAQFQALGRDPWIDWDDINKGEDWWKSIQRGIEAADSFVFIISPDSVLSSVCRDEIDHAAKHNKRFLPLLWREGFDMASVHRCISQHNWIFARATDNFQQAFQDLITALDTDLDYVRAHTRFLLRSIEWQHRNQDPSYLLRGTDLADAQTWLSQGISKQPRPTANHSAYITASLNAKTAALKARQKAKWIVVLTTVIANLLFVAAGLTLIYWRISTIAEQQVEQTMEETLDGALAGIDGDEFAQLSRLNLAPGQTEPSTHPLYQAHQDWLQTVHQIAPKAFPATYTRNADRKLILVGDLNRITDPSQASPYHSLITDNLSEMEKGLTDVVINLTPYKNEFGTWVSIYGPIKNQSGQVVGALCLTYDSTYWTNLTDKIKGMMTIAYILAFLWLIISSWLILRATQPTSQE, encoded by the coding sequence ATGGGACAGCCCAGCCCCTCCACTCCAGACCCCATCCCACCCACCCAATGGGTCAGCAAAAACGACGTTTTCATCTCCTACTCCCGTCGCGACAAAGCCTTCGTCGAACAACTCGTCGCCCAATTCCAAGCCCTAGGCCGCGACCCCTGGATCGACTGGGACGACATCAACAAAGGCGAAGACTGGTGGAAATCCATCCAACGGGGCATCGAAGCCGCTGACAGCTTCGTCTTCATCATCAGCCCCGACTCCGTCCTCTCCAGCGTCTGCCGCGACGAAATCGACCACGCCGCCAAACACAACAAACGCTTCCTTCCCCTGCTCTGGCGCGAAGGCTTCGACATGGCCAGCGTCCACCGCTGCATCTCCCAACACAACTGGATCTTCGCCCGCGCAACCGACAACTTTCAGCAAGCCTTCCAAGACCTGATCACCGCCCTCGACACCGACCTCGACTACGTTCGCGCCCACACCCGCTTCCTCCTGCGATCGATCGAATGGCAACACCGCAACCAAGACCCCAGCTACCTCCTGCGCGGCACCGACCTCGCCGACGCCCAAACCTGGCTCAGCCAAGGCATCAGCAAACAACCCCGCCCCACCGCCAACCACAGCGCCTACATCACCGCCAGCCTCAACGCCAAAACCGCTGCCCTCAAAGCCCGCCAAAAAGCGAAATGGATCGTCGTCCTCACCACCGTCATCGCTAACCTCCTCTTCGTCGCCGCCGGACTCACCCTCATCTACTGGCGCATCAGCACGATCGCCGAACAACAGGTCGAGCAAACCATGGAGGAAACCCTCGACGGAGCCCTCGCAGGCATCGACGGCGACGAATTTGCCCAACTCAGCCGACTCAACCTCGCCCCCGGTCAAACCGAACCCAGCACCCACCCCCTCTACCAAGCGCATCAAGACTGGTTACAAACCGTCCACCAAATCGCCCCCAAAGCCTTTCCCGCCACCTATACCCGCAACGCCGATCGCAAACTGATCCTGGTCGGCGACCTCAACCGCATCACCGACCCCAGCCAAGCCTCCCCTTACCACAGCCTGATCACCGACAACCTCAGCGAAATGGAAAAGGGCTTGACCGATGTCGTCATCAACCTCACCCCCTACAAAAACGAATTCGGTACCTGGGTTTCCATCTACGGCCCCATCAAAAACCAATCCGGCCAAGTCGTCGGGGCTCTCTGTCTAACCTACGACTCCACCTATTGGACAAACCTCACCGACAAAATTAAAGGCATGATGACGATCGCCTACATCCTCGCCTTTCTCTGGCTCATCATTTCCAGTTGGCTGATTTTGCGAGCCACCCAACCCACCAGCCAGGAATAA
- a CDS encoding Rpn family recombination-promoting nuclease/putative transposase has protein sequence MRRDAIFYKLFQQSPSLLFELLDAVPETANSVMQIRRERYRFESVAVKEPTFMIDGVFLPPEDEPEGVVFFSEVQMQPDRRLYERMFTESMAYFYRNRDAFFDWQMVVIYPSRSMEQSETYPYRALLNSDQVHRIYLNELGALELLPLGVATMVLTIEEDATAPEKARMLIGRASQEITDLPMKQGIIEMISTIIVYKFTNLSREEIDTMLGTKLEETRVFREAKEEEARSLITRQLTRKFGSIPDLSFDRINSLSIEQLESLSEELLDFGAIDDLIGWLKNQG, from the coding sequence ATGCGTCGTGATGCAATTTTTTATAAATTGTTCCAGCAATCTCCCAGTCTGCTGTTTGAGCTATTGGACGCGGTGCCGGAAACTGCCAATTCTGTCATGCAGATACGACGTGAACGCTATCGATTTGAATCAGTGGCGGTGAAAGAGCCGACGTTTATGATCGATGGGGTGTTTTTGCCCCCAGAAGATGAACCTGAAGGGGTAGTCTTTTTTTCTGAGGTTCAGATGCAGCCCGATCGCAGGCTCTATGAGCGAATGTTTACAGAGTCGATGGCCTATTTTTATCGCAATCGAGATGCATTTTTTGATTGGCAGATGGTAGTGATTTACCCGTCACGATCGATGGAACAGTCTGAAACCTACCCCTATCGGGCATTACTAAACAGTGATCAGGTGCATCGGATTTATCTGAATGAGTTGGGCGCGCTCGAACTTTTGCCGTTGGGGGTGGCGACTATGGTGCTGACGATCGAAGAGGATGCAACTGCACCAGAGAAGGCGAGGATGCTGATTGGGCGGGCGAGCCAGGAGATTACGGACTTGCCTATGAAACAAGGCATAATAGAGATGATCAGTACAATCATCGTGTATAAGTTTACGAATTTATCGCGGGAGGAAATTGATACGATGCTAGGCACTAAATTGGAAGAAACCAGAGTCTTTCGGGAAGCGAAGGAAGAGGAGGCACGATCGCTGATTACTCGACAACTGACTCGCAAATTTGGATCTATTCCTGATCTTTCCTTCGATCGGATTAACTCCCTTTCGATCGAGCAATTGGAATCCCTCAGTGAAGAGCTACTCGATTTTGGAGCCATTGATGACCTCATAGGTTGGCTCAAAAATCAGGGGTAG
- a CDS encoding DUF4351 domain-containing protein yields MLGTKLEETRVFREAKEEEARSLVYLQLEQKFDALSDALKDRINALSLDQLQALAIAPLRFASIDDLTNWLDHQG; encoded by the coding sequence ATGCTAGGTACTAAACTTGAAGAAACACGGGTCTTTCGGGAAGCGAAGGAAGAGGAGGCACGATCGCTGGTTTATCTTCAGTTAGAACAAAAATTTGATGCGTTATCTGATGCCCTTAAAGATCGAATCAATGCCTTGTCGCTCGACCAATTGCAGGCTCTAGCGATCGCGCCGCTCCGGTTTGCCTCGATCGATGACCTGACAAATTGGCTAGATCATCAGGGGTAG
- a CDS encoding Uma2 family endonuclease, whose amino-acid sequence MVQVPDKTITLETFLKLPETKPASEYIDGRIVQKPMPQGKHSKLQGKLVTAINQLVEDQKIALAFPELRCTFGERSIVPDVAVFAWDRIPVDDNGDIANVFPRCPDWAIEILSPDQSPTKVTGNILHCLNHGCQMGWLIDPAEKSVLIYPSGQQPEFLQEAQDVLPVPRLVADLQLTIADVFGWLKL is encoded by the coding sequence ATGGTACAGGTTCCAGACAAAACAATTACGCTGGAGACGTTTCTGAAGTTGCCAGAGACCAAACCCGCGAGTGAGTATATTGATGGGCGAATCGTTCAAAAACCTATGCCGCAGGGAAAGCACAGCAAACTACAGGGTAAGCTGGTTACCGCAATTAATCAGCTTGTTGAAGATCAGAAGATTGCTCTGGCTTTTCCAGAATTGCGTTGTACTTTTGGTGAGCGATCGATTGTTCCGGATGTTGCTGTGTTCGCTTGGGATCGAATTCCTGTTGATGATAACGGTGATATTGCCAATGTCTTTCCGCGATGTCCAGATTGGGCGATCGAGATTCTTTCCCCGGATCAAAGCCCAACTAAAGTTACTGGAAATATCCTGCACTGCTTAAACCATGGGTGTCAGATGGGATGGCTGATTGATCCAGCAGAAAAGTCTGTCCTCATTTATCCATCGGGACAACAACCCGAGTTTTTACAAGAAGCACAGGATGTTTTACCCGTTCCCCGTTTAGTGGCTGACTTGCAGCTCACGATCGCTGATGTGTTTGGTTGGTTGAAGCTGTAA
- a CDS encoding type II toxin-antitoxin system PemK/MazF family toxin, with translation MPNGNLTYRRGEIWWVDLKPVIGHETDKERPCLILQNDIGNQNGTTTIVAPLLPGTRTYPFVVNVKPTTQNGLDGDRHINLSQLRAVDAQRIKNKQGVLEEVYWEEIEKAVCIELGFSLAFKSS, from the coding sequence ATGCCTAACGGAAACTTAACCTACAGGCGAGGAGAGATCTGGTGGGTCGATTTGAAACCCGTTATTGGTCATGAAACCGATAAAGAACGCCCCTGTCTAATTCTGCAAAATGATATTGGCAACCAAAATGGGACAACAACAATAGTTGCTCCATTGTTGCCTGGAACAAGGACGTACCCGTTCGTTGTGAATGTTAAACCAACTACGCAGAATGGACTCGATGGAGATCGGCACATCAATTTAAGTCAATTGAGGGCTGTAGATGCTCAGAGGATTAAGAATAAACAGGGTGTTTTAGAAGAAGTTTATTGGGAAGAAATCGAGAAAGCAGTCTGTATTGAGCTTGGTTTCAGTTTAGCGTTTAAGTCTTCGTAG